In a genomic window of Magnolia sinica isolate HGM2019 chromosome 14, MsV1, whole genome shotgun sequence:
- the LOC131224919 gene encoding uncharacterized protein LOC131224919, with product MGSDSGDSSYEGSSNSDWNETEIAVALTAIAASVNVMGAAEYYLRYCMKSLPRECEIYKNRFINGIIKKSDVDCLEQLRMGRDKFFELCSLLRDKNLLSDTRRCSLEEHVVMFLHTVGHNVRNRVIENRFSRSGETVSRQFNRVFDAVIGLYPKYVKFPRLHTPKEISDNLMWSPYFQDCIGALDGTHIAAYLPKENVMAACTFDMKFVYVLTGWDGSASDACVLQNALTRRPDCFLVLQGKYYIVDAGYAHTPGFMSSNKMEKDKKQAATLSKCTSSPKKSVASPSSIFGTPAKRSLSTIQTAPSLVSLNTRTVRSRQSNKSVHIQWSEPMDNALVDALVNQITLGRKSDMGFKPEAYRATIIEMFNRYGVELENKHISNHLRTLKRFYWVVKDMVEATGFGRDVDQKMVIVADDVWTVYIEV from the exons ATGGGGTCTGACAGTGGTGACTCTAGCTACGAGGGGTCTTCCAATAGTGATTGGAACGAAACTGAAATAGCGGTTGCATTAACTGCAATTGCAGCCTCTGTCAATGTTATGGGAGCTGCTGAATACTATCTTCGTTATTGTATGAAATCATTGCCTCGAGagtgtgaaatatataaaaatagatttaTTAATGGAATCATAAAGAAGAGCGACGTAGACTGTCTTGAACAGCTACGAATGGGCCGTGATAAGTTTTTCGAGTTGTGTTCTTTGTTAAGAGATAAAAATTTGCTGTCTGATACAAGAAGATGCAGTTTAGAGGAACACGTCGTCATGTTCTTGCATACTGTAGGCCACAATGTTCGAAACCGTGTTATTGAAAATCGGTTTTCACGTTCTGGAGAAACCGTGAGTCGACAATTCAATAGAGTTTTTGATGCAGTAATTGGACTCTATCCGAAATATGTCAAGTTCCCCAGGTTACATACCCCGAAAGAGATATCTGATAATCTAATGTGGAGCCCATATTTTCAG GACTGCATTGGGGCACTCGATGGCACCCACATAGCGGCATATTTGCCCAAGGAA AATGTAATGGCTGCCTGTACATTCGACATGAAATTCGTATATGTGCTAACGGGTTGGGATGGGTCTGCCTCTGACGCTTGTGTCTTGCAAAATGCTTTAACTCGTCGACCTGATTGTTTTCTTGTGCTTCAAG gaaaatattacatTGTCGATGCCGGATATGCCCATACTCCTGGATTTATG AGCTCAAACAAGATGGAGAAAGATAAGAAACAAGCTGCCACCCTCTCAAAATGTACATCCTCTCCCAAGAAGAGTGTGGCATCACCAAGCAGTATCTTCGGTACACCGGCCAAAAGAAGCTTGTCAACGATACAAACAGCTCCATCCCTAGTCAGTCTGAATACCCGCACTGTAAGGAGTAGACAAAGTAATAAATCAGTGCACATTCAATGGAGCGAACCGATGGATAATGCATTGGTAGATGCATTAGTAAACCAGATAACATTGGGTCGAAAAAGTGACATGGGCTTTAAACCAGAAGCCTATAGGGCTACCATCATTGAAATGTTCAATAGATATGGTGTAGAGTTAGAGAATAAACATATCTCTAACCATCTCCGTACATTGAAGAGATTTTACTGGGTAGTAAAGGATATGGTGGAAGCAACTGGTTTTGGCAGAGATGTCGACCAGAAAATGGTGATTGTTGCGGATGATGTCTGGACCGTCTACATTGAGGTATAA